Proteins from a single region of Chloroflexota bacterium:
- a CDS encoding ABC transporter substrate-binding protein, producing the protein MDRRQLLKALGVGFVTTASLPLLQACAPSAPAQKPAESKPAEAAKPAEAAKPAATTAAAAPAKPAEAAKPAEAAKPAAQAPAAAAGAPKRGGTLEVVVQNDWTTMDAIYSTSGSGVAGMICGNWILWDKNDKGQWGPVPEMVAEWDLKPDAVTLKLQKGITFHDGTPWDAKAAKWNLDRAAFDPASGLRPFMGSIDRSKEDAAELEKLKADPEHFTFSSKAIQIVDDSTIKVALSSPSPAFITNISSANEWTNPVSPDSYNKQGKAAFARNPVGAGPFKFVEWKSGSHIILQKNPQYWKKGADGQPLPYLDGVRYRLVIDDSARLLELKSGSANFTELIQGKDISGVKSDPQLAILESQASGNFYRLIFDSTNPESPFVKHKELRQAMLYALDREAMAKTLGFGSGSGVKYLLPKSSFAYDQDEKTPHYWFDRAKAQQLVKDVMTKDPAIASGGKINITFTVIERAVDKAQSEMIKQMADAVGFNITLEVLERAAWTAKLVKRPGQPGGKFEMGSMRNPVKGDDPDNQWRTFYHSSGSFNVSHLEDKEWDKMIDTAATTMDQAERIKLYRAIDQKAFDDAWYGWTWAQDWNFVYSKKLQGVQDTVAGRHEYAAYWFA; encoded by the coding sequence ATGGATCGACGACAGCTCCTGAAGGCACTCGGTGTTGGGTTCGTAACGACGGCGAGTCTGCCGCTCTTGCAGGCGTGCGCGCCGAGTGCGCCTGCCCAGAAGCCAGCGGAGAGCAAGCCGGCCGAGGCCGCGAAGCCAGCGGAGGCGGCCAAGCCCGCCGCCACGACGGCAGCAGCGGCGCCCGCCAAACCAGCCGAGGCCGCGAAGCCGGCCGAGGCAGCCAAGCCGGCCGCCCAGGCGCCGGCGGCCGCCGCCGGCGCGCCGAAGCGGGGAGGCACCCTGGAGGTCGTGGTTCAGAACGACTGGACCACCATGGACGCTATTTACTCGACCTCTGGCTCGGGTGTGGCCGGCATGATCTGCGGCAACTGGATCCTCTGGGACAAGAACGACAAGGGCCAGTGGGGGCCGGTCCCGGAGATGGTGGCTGAGTGGGATCTGAAGCCCGATGCCGTCACGCTGAAGCTCCAGAAGGGCATCACATTCCACGACGGCACGCCCTGGGATGCCAAGGCCGCCAAGTGGAACCTCGACCGCGCCGCGTTTGACCCGGCCTCCGGGCTGCGCCCGTTCATGGGCAGCATCGACCGCTCGAAGGAGGACGCTGCCGAGCTTGAGAAGCTGAAGGCCGATCCGGAGCACTTCACCTTCTCGTCCAAGGCGATCCAGATCGTGGACGACTCGACGATCAAGGTCGCGCTCAGCTCGCCGTCGCCGGCCTTCATCACCAACATCAGCTCGGCCAACGAGTGGACGAACCCCGTCAGTCCCGACAGCTACAACAAGCAGGGCAAGGCGGCGTTCGCGCGGAATCCCGTGGGAGCCGGCCCCTTCAAGTTCGTGGAGTGGAAGTCCGGCAGCCACATCATCCTGCAGAAGAATCCGCAGTACTGGAAGAAGGGCGCGGACGGTCAGCCGCTGCCGTACCTGGACGGCGTCCGCTACCGGCTCGTGATCGACGACTCGGCCCGCCTGCTGGAGCTCAAGAGCGGCTCGGCGAACTTCACCGAGCTGATCCAGGGGAAGGACATCAGCGGGGTCAAGTCGGACCCGCAGTTGGCGATCCTCGAATCGCAGGCGTCGGGCAACTTCTACCGCCTGATCTTCGACTCGACCAACCCCGAAAGCCCGTTCGTCAAGCACAAGGAGCTGCGGCAGGCGATGCTGTACGCCCTCGACCGCGAGGCGATGGCGAAGACGCTCGGCTTCGGGTCGGGCTCTGGCGTGAAGTACCTCCTGCCCAAGAGCTCGTTCGCCTACGACCAGGACGAGAAGACGCCGCACTACTGGTTCGACAGGGCCAAGGCGCAGCAGCTCGTCAAGGACGTGATGACGAAGGATCCGGCCATCGCCAGCGGCGGCAAGATCAACATCACCTTCACCGTCATCGAGCGAGCCGTGGACAAGGCCCAGTCCGAGATGATCAAGCAGATGGCGGATGCCGTCGGCTTCAACATCACCCTCGAGGTGCTGGAGCGCGCCGCCTGGACCGCCAAGCTCGTGAAGCGGCCGGGCCAGCCCGGCGGCAAGTTCGAGATGGGGTCGATGCGGAACCCGGTCAAGGGCGACGATCCTGACAACCAGTGGCGGACCTTCTACCATTCGTCCGGCAGCTTCAACGTGTCCCACCTCGAAGACAAGGAGTGGGACAAGATGATTGACACGGCGGCTACCACGATGGACCAGGCCGAGCGGATCAAGCTCTACCGGGCCATCGATCAGAAGGCGTTCGACGACGCCTGGTACGGCTGGACCTGGGCGCAGGACTGGAACTTCGTCTACAGCAAGAAGCTGCAAGGCGTCCAGGACACCGTGGCCGGCCGTCACGAATACGCTGCCTACTGGTTCGCCTGA
- a CDS encoding ABC transporter permease, with product MASYILQRVLQMIPVMVLATIISFSIIFLLPGDPALLILGDQLASDRTVYEAKRAELGLDRPLPIQYLDWLGKTARGDLGTSTRDRQPVVQGLRERLPVTLQLAGLSLLLAIVIAIPAGVISALKPNSGWDIASSLIAFGGIAIPNFWFGILLIYFFAVYLKWLPPSGFVPFSEDPVQNLTRLLMPAFTLGLGLSAVLMRQTRSSLIEVLHQDYMTTARAKGLGQKAVVLGHALKNGLIPVVTVLGLQLGLVFGGSVITESIFSIPGIGRWAVDSITTRDFPVVQAVSLVMAVGVLLANLLADIAYAYIDPRIHYR from the coding sequence ATGGCAAGCTACATTCTTCAGCGCGTGCTGCAGATGATCCCGGTGATGGTCCTCGCGACGATCATCTCCTTCTCGATCATCTTCCTGCTGCCGGGCGATCCGGCCCTGCTGATCCTCGGCGATCAGCTGGCGAGCGACCGCACGGTCTACGAGGCGAAGCGCGCCGAGCTCGGTCTCGACCGCCCCTTGCCGATCCAGTACCTCGACTGGCTCGGCAAGACGGCGCGCGGCGACCTTGGCACCTCGACACGAGATCGGCAGCCGGTCGTGCAGGGTCTGCGCGAGCGACTGCCGGTGACCCTCCAACTGGCCGGGCTGTCGCTGCTGCTGGCGATCGTCATCGCGATCCCGGCCGGCGTGATCTCGGCCCTCAAGCCGAACTCCGGCTGGGACATCGCGTCGAGCCTGATCGCGTTCGGCGGGATCGCCATCCCGAACTTCTGGTTCGGCATCCTGCTGATCTACTTCTTCGCCGTCTACCTGAAATGGCTGCCGCCTTCGGGCTTCGTGCCGTTCTCAGAAGACCCGGTCCAGAACCTCACCCGTCTCCTGATGCCGGCATTCACGCTGGGCCTGGGCCTCTCGGCGGTGCTGATGCGGCAGACACGCTCGTCGCTGATCGAGGTGCTGCACCAGGACTACATGACGACGGCGCGTGCGAAGGGCCTGGGGCAGAAGGCTGTCGTGCTGGGGCACGCGCTGAAGAACGGGCTGATTCCGGTGGTCACCGTGCTTGGCCTGCAGCTCGGGCTGGTGTTCGGCGGCTCGGTCATCACCGAGAGCATCTTCTCGATTCCCGGCATCGGGCGCTGGGCCGTGGACTCGATCACCACCCGCGACTTTCCGGTGGTGCAGGCGGTCAGCCTCGTGATGGCGGTCGGGGTGCTGCTCGCCAACCTGCTGGCCGACATCGCCTACGCCTACATCGACCCACGCATCCACTATCGCTAG
- a CDS encoding ABC transporter substrate-binding protein codes for MRRSTVLTRRRFVGLLAVVSGGLLAACQQQPAAPAKPAESKPAESKPAESKPAAAAPAATNAPAAKTEAKPAEAAKPAADAKPAAGAAPAGTLTIAQGIDPDTLDPQATASAAVWSITLNIYDTLLTRDKEGKLQPGLATSYKSIDDKTWEIKLRDGVTFHNGEPFNADSVKYSIERVLDPATKAVMASTLNTIGEVQIVDPLTVRLVTKAPDPSLPSRLSMNYGHMLPPKYAKEVGPEGVAKKPVGAGPYKFVSWQKDEAVTLEAVPGHWREPKVKTVVFKPIPEGAARVAAVKTGAVDIAAAIPPIDFESIKNGDKTTGIEVTSNRAFLMNLDTINFEPFKDKRVRQALNHAVDVDAIIKNTLNGYGKRLASSVIPECFAYNASIKPYEHNIDKAKALLAEAGFPNGFDVQLDSTDGRYPQDKEIATVVAGQLAKVGVNVKVQTFEWGSFYDGVQAKKRAPIHDIGMSTELFDPDNTFSTHFHSGRGTIWARWKNDEFNQLADIGRTTLDEAKRREALMKAQLIQHDEAPMIFLQQITYLYGVNKRVKGFEPTNLEPIIIWSASVS; via the coding sequence ATGCGACGTAGCACCGTGCTGACGCGTCGCCGTTTCGTCGGGCTGCTGGCCGTGGTGAGCGGCGGACTGCTGGCCGCCTGCCAGCAACAGCCCGCCGCGCCCGCCAAGCCAGCGGAGTCGAAGCCGGCCGAGAGCAAGCCGGCCGAGAGCAAGCCCGCCGCGGCCGCACCGGCCGCGACCAATGCGCCGGCCGCCAAGACGGAGGCGAAGCCGGCTGAGGCCGCCAAGCCGGCCGCCGATGCCAAGCCGGCCGCCGGCGCTGCGCCGGCCGGCACGCTCACCATCGCCCAGGGCATCGATCCCGATACGCTCGATCCGCAGGCCACCGCCTCGGCTGCTGTGTGGAGCATCACGCTCAACATCTACGACACGCTGCTCACGCGCGACAAGGAAGGAAAGCTCCAGCCGGGGCTAGCAACGTCGTACAAGAGCATCGACGACAAGACCTGGGAGATCAAGCTCCGCGACGGTGTCACCTTCCACAACGGCGAGCCGTTCAACGCCGACTCGGTGAAGTACTCCATCGAGCGGGTGCTGGACCCGGCCACCAAGGCGGTCATGGCCTCGACGCTGAACACCATCGGCGAGGTTCAGATCGTCGATCCGCTGACGGTGCGGCTGGTCACCAAGGCGCCGGATCCCTCGCTGCCGAGCCGCCTCTCGATGAACTATGGCCACATGCTGCCGCCGAAGTACGCGAAGGAGGTCGGGCCGGAGGGCGTCGCCAAGAAGCCGGTTGGGGCCGGCCCGTACAAGTTCGTGTCCTGGCAGAAGGACGAGGCCGTCACCCTCGAAGCCGTGCCGGGCCACTGGCGCGAGCCAAAGGTCAAGACGGTCGTCTTCAAGCCGATTCCGGAGGGCGCGGCGCGCGTCGCTGCCGTCAAGACCGGGGCCGTCGACATCGCCGCTGCGATCCCGCCCATCGACTTCGAGTCGATCAAGAACGGCGACAAGACCACCGGCATCGAGGTCACCAGCAACCGCGCCTTCCTGATGAACCTCGATACGATCAATTTCGAGCCGTTCAAAGACAAGCGGGTTCGGCAGGCGCTGAATCACGCCGTCGACGTGGACGCGATCATCAAGAACACGCTCAACGGCTACGGCAAGCGGCTGGCGAGCTCGGTGATCCCCGAATGTTTCGCCTACAACGCCTCGATCAAGCCGTACGAGCACAACATCGACAAGGCCAAGGCGCTGCTGGCCGAGGCCGGCTTCCCGAACGGCTTCGACGTGCAGCTTGACAGCACCGATGGGCGCTATCCGCAGGACAAGGAGATCGCCACGGTCGTCGCCGGGCAACTGGCGAAGGTCGGCGTCAACGTCAAGGTGCAGACGTTTGAGTGGGGCAGCTTCTACGACGGCGTCCAGGCCAAGAAGCGCGCGCCGATCCATGACATCGGCATGTCGACCGAGCTGTTCGACCCGGACAACACGTTCTCGACGCACTTCCACTCCGGGCGTGGGACGATCTGGGCGCGCTGGAAGAACGACGAGTTCAACCAGTTGGCCGACATCGGGCGGACCACCCTGGACGAGGCCAAGCGGCGCGAGGCGCTGATGAAGGCCCAGCTGATCCAGCACGACGAGGCCCCGATGATCTTCCTGCAACAGATCACCTACCTCTACGGCGTCAACAAGCGCGTCAAGGGCTTCGAGCCGACCAACCTGGAGCCGATCATCATCTGGTCGGCGTCGGTCAGCTAG
- a CDS encoding ABC transporter substrate-binding protein, protein MDRRQLLKMLGLGAATVATVPLLQACGQSAAPAPAKPAESKPAEAAKPAATTAAAAPAKPAEAAKPAEAAKPAEAAKPAAQAAPAGPAKRGGTATVVVQNDWVSFDPPFNTAEPGGSNMIYGGWLNWAPNAQGVWGAVPDLIAEWDAKPDVLTLKLQSGAKFHDGTPWDAKAAKWNLDRLIFHPASGVRSNLRGIDLSKEDNAEIEKIKANPNGPFTFESKAVEAVDASTVRIRFTGPNPSIPSILSGPGAAPISPAAYNAAGKDAYGRKPVGAGPYRFVEWQSGSHVTLEKNPDYWRKGSDGQPLPYIDKLTYRLIIDDSVRLLELKSGNAHFTELIQGKDIGGLKGEPSLTVVESQVSGNNYRVIFDATNPESPFRNVKLRQAMLYALDREAMAKTLGFASGISRKYLLPKGSLGYDETEKVPFYTFDKAKAEALVKEAVAADTSLAGADGKVAFTFTVIDRAVDKAQSEMIKQMGEAVGFKITLETLERAAWTAKLVKRPGQPGGKFDMASMRNPVTADDPDGQWRSYFHSAGSFNVAHVEDKEWDKLIDDAGASFDNAKRKQMYLDLEKKAFDTAWYGWLWQQNWNWVFNKKLTGFAEPVTNRWDFTQMSMS, encoded by the coding sequence ATGGATCGACGCCAACTGCTGAAGATGCTCGGCCTCGGGGCCGCGACGGTGGCGACCGTGCCGCTGCTCCAGGCCTGCGGCCAGAGCGCCGCGCCAGCCCCGGCCAAGCCAGCCGAGAGCAAGCCGGCTGAGGCCGCCAAGCCCGCCGCCACCACGGCCGCGGCAGCCCCGGCGAAGCCGGCCGAAGCCGCCAAGCCCGCTGAAGCCGCCAAGCCGGCCGAGGCCGCGAAGCCAGCGGCCCAGGCTGCGCCAGCCGGGCCGGCCAAGCGTGGCGGGACCGCCACCGTCGTGGTGCAGAACGACTGGGTCTCGTTCGACCCGCCGTTCAACACCGCCGAGCCGGGCGGCAGCAACATGATCTACGGCGGCTGGCTGAACTGGGCGCCCAATGCTCAGGGCGTCTGGGGCGCAGTGCCCGACCTCATCGCCGAATGGGATGCCAAGCCGGACGTGCTGACGCTCAAGCTCCAGTCTGGCGCGAAGTTCCACGACGGCACGCCGTGGGACGCCAAGGCCGCCAAGTGGAACCTCGACCGGCTGATCTTCCATCCAGCGTCGGGCGTGCGCTCGAACCTGCGCGGCATCGACCTGTCGAAGGAGGACAACGCCGAGATCGAGAAGATCAAGGCGAACCCGAACGGGCCGTTCACCTTCGAGTCAAAGGCCGTCGAGGCCGTGGACGCCTCGACGGTCCGCATCCGCTTCACTGGCCCGAACCCGTCGATTCCCAGCATCCTGAGCGGCCCGGGCGCGGCCCCGATCAGCCCGGCCGCCTACAACGCGGCCGGCAAGGACGCCTACGGCCGCAAGCCGGTCGGCGCGGGTCCGTACCGCTTCGTCGAGTGGCAGTCTGGCAGCCACGTCACCCTGGAGAAGAACCCCGACTACTGGCGGAAGGGGTCCGACGGCCAGCCGCTGCCGTACATCGACAAGCTGACCTACCGCCTGATCATCGACGACTCGGTGCGGCTGCTGGAGCTGAAGAGCGGCAACGCGCACTTCACCGAGCTGATCCAGGGCAAGGACATCGGCGGCCTCAAGGGCGAGCCGAGCCTGACCGTGGTCGAGTCGCAGGTCTCGGGCAACAACTACCGGGTCATCTTCGACGCCACCAACCCCGAAAGCCCGTTCCGCAACGTCAAGCTGCGGCAGGCGATGCTGTACGCCCTCGACCGCGAGGCGATGGCGAAGACGCTCGGCTTCGCCTCGGGGATCTCGCGCAAGTACCTGCTGCCGAAGGGCTCGCTCGGCTACGACGAGACCGAGAAGGTGCCGTTCTACACCTTCGACAAGGCCAAGGCCGAGGCGCTGGTCAAGGAAGCCGTCGCTGCCGACACGTCGCTGGCCGGCGCAGACGGCAAGGTCGCGTTCACGTTCACCGTCATCGACCGCGCGGTGGACAAGGCCCAGTCCGAGATGATCAAGCAGATGGGCGAGGCGGTCGGCTTCAAGATCACCCTGGAGACGCTCGAGCGCGCCGCCTGGACCGCCAAGCTGGTGAAGCGGCCCGGCCAGCCGGGCGGCAAGTTCGACATGGCCTCGATGCGGAACCCCGTCACCGCCGACGATCCAGACGGCCAGTGGCGCTCCTACTTCCACTCGGCCGGCAGCTTCAACGTGGCCCACGTCGAGGACAAGGAGTGGGACAAGCTCATCGACGACGCCGGCGCGAGCTTTGACAACGCCAAGCGCAAGCAGATGTACCTGGACCTGGAGAAGAAGGCGTTCGACACGGCCTGGTACGGCTGGCTCTGGCAGCAGAACTGGAACTGGGTCTTCAACAAGAAGCTGACGGGCTTCGCGGAGCCGGTCACCAACCGCTGGGACTTCACCCAGATGTCGATGTCCTGA
- a CDS encoding ABC transporter permease translates to MTTTTLQQPVPVAERAARNTSLQLVRRILRVRLAPLAVGILGAFLLVAIFANVIQRYDPITDQSYSEANEGPSMAHWLGTDYLGRDMWSRLVHGSRISLFVGLISVGVGLTFGVSIGVAAGFVGGKLDAFLMRITESIWTFPALMLALAITSVLGRGLVPSMIAIGIVGIPYFARLARASTLTARELDYVLAARALGAPTVRILTNHILPNIAAPLIVQASLGLGTAIITEASLSFLGVGVQAPTPSWGLELRTGYQYLEINPAVAIFPGVAIFLTVLAFNFLGDALRTALDPRLARRGGD, encoded by the coding sequence GTGACAACAACGACCCTCCAACAGCCGGTCCCCGTGGCGGAGCGGGCCGCGCGCAACACGTCGCTCCAACTGGTGCGGCGGATCCTGCGGGTGCGCCTCGCGCCGCTGGCGGTGGGCATCCTCGGCGCATTCCTGCTCGTCGCGATCTTCGCCAACGTCATCCAGCGGTACGACCCGATCACCGATCAGTCGTACTCGGAGGCCAACGAGGGGCCGTCGATGGCCCACTGGCTCGGGACGGACTACCTGGGCCGCGACATGTGGAGCCGACTGGTGCACGGCTCCCGCATCTCGCTGTTCGTCGGCCTGATCTCGGTGGGCGTGGGGCTGACGTTCGGCGTCAGCATCGGCGTGGCGGCCGGGTTCGTCGGGGGCAAGCTCGACGCCTTCCTGATGCGGATCACCGAATCGATCTGGACGTTCCCGGCCCTGATGCTGGCCCTGGCGATCACGTCGGTGCTGGGGCGCGGGCTGGTGCCGTCGATGATCGCCATCGGCATCGTCGGCATCCCGTACTTCGCACGGCTGGCGCGGGCCTCGACGCTCACGGCCAGAGAGCTGGACTACGTCCTGGCCGCGCGGGCGCTCGGCGCACCGACGGTCCGCATCCTGACGAATCACATCCTGCCGAACATCGCGGCGCCGCTGATCGTGCAGGCGAGCCTGGGCCTCGGCACGGCGATCATCACCGAGGCGTCGCTGTCGTTCCTGGGCGTCGGCGTGCAGGCGCCGACGCCGTCCTGGGGGCTTGAGCTGCGGACGGGCTACCAGTACCTGGAGATCAATCCTGCCGTGGCGATCTTCCCCGGCGTGGCGATCTTCCTGACGGTGCTGGCATTCAACTTCCTGGGGGATGCGCTCCGCACGGCGCTCGACCCGAGGCTGGCCCGGCGCGGCGGCGACTGA
- a CDS encoding amidohydrolase, with product MLGRWSYSGTNYPKESPNAARVDSWPPAGGPPGSNLPFLREQLLDEWGIDIAINNPLFHSAVQRHPHYTAALARAINEWQIGEWTDPEPRIKASICVPQEEGDLAAAEIDRLGDDPNFVQILLVIRGAEPLGRRRYWPIYEAAVRHNLPIGIHFGGQGGNPLTGTGWPSYYIEDHTGMAQSFQGQLTSLIFEGVFEQFPTLRVCLIEGGFAWLPTLMWRMDAAYKRLHEEVPHLKKLPSEYIRDHIWLSTQPMEEPFKPHQFTQLLRHGTLADRLIFATDYPHWDFDAPDQALPKTKLPEEFEQKLFFQNALDFYGERLLPRVRG from the coding sequence ATGCTCGGACGGTGGTCGTACAGCGGCACCAACTACCCGAAGGAAAGCCCGAACGCGGCCCGGGTGGACTCGTGGCCGCCAGCGGGCGGGCCGCCAGGGTCGAATCTGCCCTTCCTGCGCGAGCAGTTGCTGGACGAGTGGGGCATCGACATCGCCATCAACAACCCGCTCTTTCACAGCGCCGTGCAGCGGCATCCGCACTACACCGCCGCCCTGGCGCGCGCCATCAACGAGTGGCAGATCGGCGAGTGGACCGATCCCGAGCCGCGTATCAAGGCCTCGATCTGCGTGCCGCAGGAGGAGGGCGACCTCGCGGCGGCCGAGATCGACCGGCTGGGCGACGATCCGAACTTCGTCCAGATCCTGCTGGTGATCCGTGGGGCGGAGCCGCTGGGCCGCCGCCGCTACTGGCCGATCTACGAGGCTGCTGTCCGGCACAACCTGCCCATCGGCATCCATTTTGGCGGCCAGGGCGGCAACCCGCTGACCGGCACCGGCTGGCCTTCGTACTACATCGAGGATCACACGGGGATGGCTCAGAGCTTCCAGGGGCAGCTCACCAGCCTGATCTTCGAGGGCGTGTTCGAGCAGTTCCCCACCCTCCGCGTCTGCCTGATCGAGGGCGGGTTCGCGTGGCTGCCGACGCTGATGTGGCGCATGGACGCCGCCTACAAGCGGCTCCACGAAGAGGTGCCGCACCTGAAGAAGCTGCCCTCGGAGTACATCCGAGACCACATCTGGCTTTCGACCCAGCCGATGGAGGAGCCGTTCAAGCCGCACCAGTTTACGCAGCTGCTGCGGCACGGCACGCTCGCAGACCGGCTGATCTTCGCGACGGACTACCCCCACTGGGACTTCGACGCGCCGGACCAGGCGCTGCCGAAGACGAAGCTGCCCGAGGAGTTCGAGCAGAAGCTGTTCTTCCAGAACGCGCTCGATTTCTACGGCGAGCGGCTCCTGCCGCGCGTGAGGGGCTGA
- a CDS encoding ABC transporter permease: MSGIVTSAGTTAPALPAAARRRRLTLPRRPSALIGLAILALVVLSAIFAPFIAPHDPNDQDVARRLRPPFQAGSAYVLGTDQVGRDVLSRIIYGTRVALLVGLSAVALSGAIGISLGLLSGFYGGLVDDVIGWVSNVELAFPFVLLAIAVVAVIGANLVNLIVVLSIVAWVTYARIVRAETLVVREQEFVLAARTLGVGDLRILFRHILPNVMTPVIVIATFEVARMIISEASLSFLGLGVEPRIPSWGSMLADGRQYLATGWWIATFPGLGIMLTVLAINLVGDWLRDVLDPRLQD, translated from the coding sequence ATGTCTGGAATCGTCACCTCGGCCGGCACGACTGCCCCGGCCCTCCCGGCCGCGGCGCGGCGTCGCCGGCTGACACTGCCGCGCAGACCATCGGCGCTGATCGGCCTGGCGATCCTCGCGCTGGTCGTGCTCTCCGCGATCTTTGCGCCGTTCATCGCGCCGCACGACCCGAACGATCAGGACGTCGCCCGGCGGCTGCGTCCGCCGTTCCAGGCCGGCAGCGCCTACGTCCTCGGCACCGACCAGGTCGGGCGCGACGTGCTCAGTCGGATCATCTACGGGACGCGCGTCGCCCTGCTGGTGGGCCTGTCGGCGGTGGCCCTCTCGGGGGCCATCGGCATCTCGCTCGGACTGCTCTCGGGCTTCTACGGCGGTCTCGTGGACGACGTGATCGGCTGGGTCTCGAACGTCGAGCTGGCGTTCCCGTTCGTCCTGCTGGCTATCGCCGTGGTCGCGGTGATCGGCGCGAACCTCGTCAATCTCATCGTGGTGCTCAGTATCGTGGCCTGGGTGACCTACGCCCGCATCGTGCGTGCCGAGACGCTGGTCGTCCGCGAGCAGGAATTCGTCCTGGCCGCGCGCACGCTCGGCGTGGGCGACCTCCGCATCCTGTTTCGCCACATCCTGCCGAACGTCATGACGCCAGTGATCGTGATCGCCACCTTCGAGGTAGCCCGCATGATCATCTCGGAGGCGTCGTTGTCGTTCCTGGGGCTGGGTGTGGAGCCGCGCATCCCCAGTTGGGGCTCGATGCTGGCGGACGGCCGGCAGTACCTCGCCACAGGCTGGTGGATCGCCACGTTCCCAGGCCTGGGGATCATGCTGACGGTGCTGGCGATCAACCTGGTCGGCGACTGGCTGCGCGACGTGCTGGACCCGCGCCTGCAGGATTGA
- a CDS encoding Rieske (2Fe-2S) protein — translation MAASQVSNVALGVDDGTRFVVGTVDDIPPGSRKVILVNGREIGVFNVNGEYFAVLNRCPHQGGPLCSGRQTGFLVAPLPGEYQLSRPGEVIRCPWHGWEFDLRTGQSWCEPSKVRVRRYDVSVESGETLVAAVPGEDGPTEAETDPLAPPGLVKGPYKAETFPVSIEQQYIVVDVGGRRPS, via the coding sequence CTGGCGGCATCCCAGGTCAGCAACGTCGCGCTCGGCGTCGATGACGGCACGCGCTTCGTGGTCGGCACGGTGGACGACATTCCGCCAGGGAGCCGCAAGGTCATCCTGGTCAACGGCCGAGAGATCGGCGTCTTCAACGTCAACGGCGAGTACTTCGCCGTGCTCAATCGCTGCCCGCACCAGGGCGGACCGTTGTGCAGCGGCAGGCAGACCGGGTTCCTCGTCGCGCCGCTGCCCGGCGAGTACCAATTGTCGCGGCCCGGCGAGGTCATTCGCTGCCCGTGGCACGGCTGGGAGTTCGACCTGCGGACCGGGCAGTCCTGGTGCGAGCCGTCAAAGGTGCGCGTCCGGCGCTACGATGTGTCCGTCGAGTCCGGCGAGACGCTGGTGGCGGCGGTTCCTGGCGAGGACGGGCCGACCGAAGCAGAAACCGATCCGCTTGCGCCGCCCGGATTGGTGAAGGGGCCGTACAAGGCCGAGACGTTCCCGGTGTCCATCGAGCAGCAGTACATCGTGGTCGACGTGGGCGGTCGGCGTCCATCGTAG
- a CDS encoding ABC transporter permease, with product MQRYILRRLIQGVAVVFGVSLVTFGLLFATGDPAALLLPLDATQQERDQVRERLGLNDPILVQYGRFLSGAVRGDFGRSIRQSEPALSLVIERLPATLELTLAAMAIAVLVAVPAGLIAAAWRGTIVDQAAMFVALLGQSIPSFWLGIMLLLFFSVQLELLPPFGRGGWQNLILPAVTLAMYSMARTARLVRSGLIDVLGQDYIRTARAKGLSEALVLRRHALRNALLPVVTVLGLDLAHLIGGAIIVETIFAWPGIGRLAVSSIGGRDYPVVQAAVFLVAVAYTVVNFLVDVLYAYLNPRVRFS from the coding sequence GTGCAGCGGTACATCCTTCGTCGTCTGATCCAGGGAGTCGCCGTCGTCTTCGGCGTCTCCCTGGTCACGTTCGGCCTGCTCTTCGCGACCGGTGACCCGGCCGCGCTGCTGCTGCCGCTCGACGCGACCCAGCAGGAGCGCGATCAGGTCCGCGAGCGGCTCGGCCTCAACGATCCGATCCTCGTGCAGTACGGACGGTTCCTCTCGGGGGCGGTGCGCGGCGACTTCGGCCGCTCGATTCGCCAGTCCGAGCCGGCCCTCTCCCTGGTCATCGAGCGGCTGCCGGCCACGCTGGAGCTGACCCTCGCGGCGATGGCAATTGCCGTGCTGGTGGCCGTCCCGGCCGGGCTGATCGCGGCGGCGTGGCGCGGCACCATCGTCGATCAGGCCGCGATGTTCGTGGCGCTGCTCGGGCAGAGTATCCCCAGCTTCTGGCTCGGGATCATGCTGCTGCTGTTCTTCTCGGTCCAGCTCGAGCTGCTGCCGCCGTTCGGGCGGGGCGGCTGGCAGAACCTGATCCTGCCCGCCGTCACGCTGGCGATGTACAGCATGGCGCGGACGGCGCGGCTGGTCCGCTCCGGGCTGATCGACGTGCTCGGGCAGGACTACATCCGCACGGCGCGCGCCAAGGGCCTGTCGGAAGCGCTGGTGTTGCGCCGCCATGCCCTCCGCAACGCGCTGCTGCCGGTCGTGACGGTGCTCGGGTTGGATCTCGCGCACTTGATCGGCGGCGCGATCATCGTCGAGACGATCTTTGCGTGGCCGGGCATAGGCCGGCTGGCCGTCAGCAGCATCGGCGGGCGCGACTACCCGGTCGTTCAGGCCGCGGTCTTCCTGGTAGCTGTCGCCTACACTGTCGTCAACTTCCTGGTCGACGTGCTCTACGCCTATCTCAATCCACGGGTGCGCTTCAGCTGA